In Raphanus sativus cultivar WK10039 chromosome 5, ASM80110v3, whole genome shotgun sequence, the following proteins share a genomic window:
- the LOC108856681 gene encoding protein psi1: MAATQGMAQPSTKKRSFLLRDFFKLFRAISRVLPREKPNHTHKASKHERKPRTKSKRHEEQIFNVPDDPNAFRFQEAKSSVANKVEAGANFCKVRSYRFDNSVGTKKASSAFSRSCSQNTATTNPNLTMRSLSFIGRNKTDSNGFVPTLMRSTTTVPRSLANPILYSSSSAKVAKPQATEKKLSCTLEELCNGCTKKIKIKRDVITTSGQLSEEEETVEIKVKPGWKEGTKVTFEGKGNEAMGSVPADLTFVIVEKEHEVFKREGDDLEMEVEVSLLEALTGFEFCVALPDGDKMSLKIKDVIHPGYVTAIEGKGMPNTKEKGKKRGDLRVRFRTKFPQQLTDGQRAEIQSILQQDSS, encoded by the exons ATGGCGGCAACACAAGGGATGGCTCAGCCTTCGACAAAGAAACGAAGCTTTCTCCTCCGTGATTTCTTTAAACTTTTCCGAGCAATCTCAAGAGTTTTGCCTCGTGAAAAGCCTAACCATACCCATAAGGCCAGCAAACACGAACGAAAGCCCCGCACCAAATCCAAACGTCATGAAGAACAGATTTTCAACGTCCCTGATGATCCAAACGCCTTCCGTTTCCAG GAAGCGAAGTCGTCGGTGGCTAACAAGGTGGAAGCTGGTGCGAATTTTTGCAAGGTTCGTAGCTATAGATTCGACAACAGCGTGGGGACAAAGAAGGCGTCATCAGCTTTTTCAAGAAGTTGTAGCCAGAACACGGCCACGACGAACCCGAATCTCACAATGCGGAGTTTATCTTTTATAGGGAGGAACAAGACGGATTCAAATGGATTCGTGCCGACACTTATGAGATCGACGACCACGGTTCCGAGGAGCTTAGCAAACCCAATCTTGTACTCGAGCTCATCGGCCAAAGTGGCTAAACCTCAAGCAACGGAGAAGAAACTAAGCTGCACGCTCGAGGAGCTATGCAACGGTTGCACTAAGAAGATTAAGATCAAGAGAGATGTGATTACAACCTCAGG GCAACTGAGCGAGGAGGAAGAGACGGTGGAAATAAAAGTGAAGCCAGGGTGGAAAGAAGGAACCAAAGTAACATTCGAAGGAAAAGGAAACGAAGCGATGGGGAGTGTACCGGCTGATTTGACATTCGTCATAGTCGAGAAAGAGCATGAGGTGTTTAAAAGAGAAGGAGATGACCTTGAAATGGAGGTGGAAGTCTCTCTGCTCGAAGCTTTAACGGGATTCGAGTTCTGCGTTGCCTTGCCTGATGGTGACAAGATGAGTTTGAAGATAAAAGATGTTATTCACCCTGGATATGTCACAGCGATTGAAGGCAAAGGTATGCCAAACACCAAGGAGAAAGGGAAGAAGAGAGGAGATTTGAGAGTTCGGTTTCGGACTAAGTTCCCACAGCAACTTACAGATGGTCAAAGGGCAGAGATTCAGAGCATTCTTCAACAAGACTCTTCTTGA
- the LOC108863419 gene encoding aldehyde dehydrogenase family 3 member H1 — MVKLFQAADATDLVTELRRSFDAGVTRGYEWRVAQLKKLLLICDNHESEIVSALHDDLGKPELESSVYEVALLRNSINLALKQLKDWMAPDKAKTSLTTFPASAEIVSEPLGVVLVISAWNYPFLLSIDPVIGAISAGNAVVLKPSELAPASSSLLAKLLEQYLDSSAVRVVEGAVPETTLLLEQKWDKIFYTGSSRIGRIIMMAAAKHLTPVVLELGGKSPVVIDSDTNLKITVKRIIAGKWGCNNGQACISPDYILTTKEFSPKVVDAMKQELEAFYGKNPMESKDMSRIVNSNHFDRLSKMLEENEVSDKIVYGGQKNRDKLKIAPTILVDVPLDSQIMSEEIFGPLLPIITLNNMEEIFDVIRSRPKPLAAYLFTQNQKLKERFAMTVSAGGIVFNDIAVHLAVPTLPFGGVGESGMGSYHGKFSFDAFSHKKAVLYKSFIGDAAIRYPPYSTGKLRLLKALVNSNIVEIFRVLLGLS; from the exons ATGGTGAAACTCTTCCAAGCAGCCGATGCGACCGATTTGGTGACGGAGCTCCGTCGGAGCTTCGATGCGGGAGTCACTCGCGGTTACGAGTGGAGAGTCGCTCAGCTCAAGAAGCTACTCTTGATCTGCGATAACCACGAGTCTGAGATCGTCTCCGCTCTCCACGACGATCTCGGCAAGCCTGAGCTCGAGTCTTCCGTCTATGAG GTAGCTCTACTGAGAAACTCTATCAACTTAGCTCTTAAGCAGTTAAAAGACTGGATGGCACCAGATAAG GCTAAGACTTCTCTAACAACATTTCCTGCATCAGCCGAAATTGTGTCTGAGCCTCTTGGAGTTGTGCTTGTGATCTCTGCCTGGAATTATCCCTTTC TGTTGTCTATTGATCCTGTTATTGGTGCGATATCTGCTGGGAATGCTGTTGTCTTAAAGCCTTCAGAACTGGCTCCAGCTTCATCCTCTCTGCTTGCAAAGTTACTGGAACAGTATCTAGATTCTTCTGCAGTGAGAGTTGTTGAAGGGGCTGTTCCTGAAACAACTCTGCTGCTGGAGCAAAAGTGGGACAAAATATTCTACACAG GTAGTTCAAGAATTGGGCGTATCATAATGATGGCAGCTGCAAAACATCTCACGCCGGTTGTCCTGGAGCTTGGAGGAAAATCTCCTGTTGTCATAGACTCAGATACCAATCTGAAA ATTACTGTCAAGCGGATAATTGCAGGCAAATGGGGTTGCAACAATGGACAGGCATGTATTTCTCCAGACTACATCCTGACGACAAAAGAATTTTCTCCAAAAGTG GTTGATGCAATGAAGCAAGAACTGGAGGCATTTTATGGGAAGAACCCTATGGAGTCTAAAGATATGTCACGAATTGTAAACTCGAATCACTTTGATCGCCTGTCTAAGATGTTAGAGGAGAATGAAGTTTCTGACAAAATCGTCTATGGGGGTCAAAAGAACAGAGACAAGCT GAAAATTGCTCCAACAATCTTGGTCGACGTGCCATTAGATTCTCAGATCATGAGTGAAGAAATATTTGGCCCTCTCCTTCCAATCATCACG CTCAACAACATGGAAGAGATTTTTGACGTGATTCGTTCTCGACCTAAGCCACTTGCTGCATATTTGTTTACCCAAAACCAGAAGCTGAAAGAGAGATTTGCCATGACAGTTTCTGCTGGAGGCATAGTGTTCAACGACATAGCTGTTCAT CTTGCAGTTCCCACATTGCCATTTGGAGGAGTTGGTGAAAGTGGAATGGGTTCTTACCATGGTAAGTTCTCATTTGATGCTTTTAGTCACAAGAAGGCTGTTCTCTACAAAAGCTTTATAGGTGATGCAGCAATCAGGTATCCACCCTACTCCACAGGAAAGCTTAGATTGTTAAAGGCCCTTGTCAATAGCAATATAGTCGAAATATTCAGAGTCCTTTTAGGTTTATCTTAA
- the LOC108856813 gene encoding ubiquitin-conjugating enzyme 15 translates to MTSSSAPSRKALSKIACNRLQKELTEWQLNPPTGFRHKVTDNLQKWTIDVTGAPGTLYANETYQLQVEFPVNYPMEAPQAFFVPPAPSHPHIYSNGHICLDILYDSWSPAMTVSSVCISILSMLSSSPAKERPADNDRYVKNCKNGRSPKETRWWFHDDKA, encoded by the exons ATGACCAGCTCTTCCGCTCCCTCACgcaag GCTTTAAGCAAGATCGCGTGCAATAGGTTGCAGAAAGAGCTTACCGAGTGGCAATTAAATCCTCCCACTGGATTTAGGCACAAAGTTACCGATAATCTTCAAAA ATGGACAATCGATGTGACCGGAGCTCCGGGGACGCTCTACGCGAACGAGACTTACCAGCTTCAGGTTGAATTTCCCGTTAATTACCCTATGGAAGCCCCCCAGGCAT TTTTTGTTCCTCCGGCACCGTCACATCCACATATTTACAGCAATGGACATATTTGTTTGG ATATTCTATATGACTCGTGGTCACCAGCAATGACTGTGAGTTCGGTCTGCATCAGCATTCTCTCCATGCTATCAAGTTCACCTGCAAAG GAACGCCCCGCAGATAATGATCGTTACGTCAAGAATTGTAAGAACGGGAGGTCCCCTAAGGAGACGAGGTGGTGGTTCCATGACGACAAGGCTTGA